Within Armatimonadota bacterium, the genomic segment CGTAGACGGGACGGACAGCACGGTGGCCGCCTGCACAACCCCCGGGGACCCGTCCAACAAATGTGTGACGTTTCAGCCGCTGGGCTTTGCGGTATCTGGTGGAGACGTGCGGCTGGTGAGTCGGTCGGGCGTTGGGGTCGGCGTCCAGGTGACCGCGGCCACCGGGCGGGTGAGCGTGGTGCCATGAGCGACCAGCGCGGGTTCACCCTGCTGGAGGTCCTGGTGTCGCTGGCCATCTTCGCCGTGGTGGTCATCGGCGCCCTGGGGGTGCTGGGGGCGACCAGCTCCGGCGGATTCCTGGAGGGGTTTCCCACCGGGTTCTCCACCACCCGGGCGGCCAAGGACGCCACGGCGGCTGCGGTGTACCTGCAGGCATTCCACGAGTACGTCGCCGCGCAGAACGC encodes:
- a CDS encoding prepilin-type N-terminal cleavage/methylation domain-containing protein; the encoded protein is MSDQRGFTLLEVLVSLAIFAVVVIGALGVLGATSSGGFLEGFPTGFSTTRAAKDATAAAVYLQAFHEYVAAQNAAALSPGAYCDGPDCTGASISSSGLTGYPTPPGQPYQLDWRRLDVTIERWCWDDSV